Proteins encoded by one window of Lathyrus oleraceus cultivar Zhongwan6 chromosome 1, CAAS_Psat_ZW6_1.0, whole genome shotgun sequence:
- the LOC127125639 gene encoding bifunctional UDP-glucose 4-epimerase and UDP-xylose 4-epimerase 1-like, translating to MASSSQKILVTGGAGFIGAHTVVQLLKDGFHVSIIDNFDNSAMEAVDRVREIVGPNLSQNLEFTLGDLRNKDDLEKLFSKTKFDAVIHFAGLKAVGESVANPRRYFDNNLVGTINLYEVMAKHNCKNMVFSSSATVYGQPKKMPCVEDFELQATNPYGRTKLFLEEIARDISKAEPEWRIILLRYFNPVGAHESGKLGEDPRGIPNNLMPYIQQVAVGRLPELNVYGHDYTTRDGSAVRDYIHVMDLANGHIAALRKLFATENIGCTAYNLGTGRGTSVLEMVDAFNKASGKKISLKLCPRRPGDAIEVYASTEKAERELGWKAKYGVEEMCRDQWNWAKNNPWGYSGKP from the coding sequence ATGGCGTCTTCATCGCAAAAGATACTTGTAACCGGCGGGGCCGGTTTCATTGGCGCTCACACTGTTGTTCAGCTTCTCAAAGACGGGTTTCATGTTTCCATCATTGATAATTTTGATAATTCTGCTATGGAAGCAGTGGACCGTGTTCGTGAAATTGTTGGTCCAAACCTTTCACAGAATCTTGAATTCACACTAGGAGATCTCAGGAATAAAGATGATTTGGAGAAACTTTTCTCAAAAACTAAATTCGATGCTGTCATTCATTTTGCTGGGTTAAAAGCAGTTGGTGAAAGTGTTGCAAATCCTCGTCGTTATTTTGATAATAATCTTGTTGGCACCATCAACCTCTATGAAGTTATGGCTAAGCACAATTGCAAAAACATGGTTTTCTCATCGTCTGCCACTGTTTATGGCCAACCTAAAAAGATGCCATGTGTGGAGGATTTTGAGTTACAAGCAACGAACCCTTATGGACGGACAAAGCTTTTCCTTGAAGAAATCGCACGAGATATTTCGAAAGCTGAGCCGGAATGGAGAATCATTTTACTGAGATACTTTAATCCAGTTGGGGCACATGAAAGTGGTAAACTGGGTGAAGATCCTAGAGGCATCCCAAATAACCTCATGCCTTATATACAGCAAGTAGCCGTTGGAAGATTACCCGAGCTCAATGTATATGGTCATGATTATACTACAAGGGATGGCTCTGCGGTACGGGACTATATCCACGTGATGGACTTAGCAAATGGTCACATTGCCGCCCTGAGAAAGCTTTTCGCAACGGAAAACATAGGTTGTACGGCTTACAATTTGGGAACCGGTCGCGGTACATCTGTGCTTGAAATGGTTGACGCATTTAATAAAGCTTCTGGTAAGAAAATCTCATTGAAATTGTGTCCGAGAAGGCCAGGAGATGCTATAGAGGTTTATGCATCTACAGAGAAAGCAGAGAGAGAACTCGGTTGGAAGGCCAAATATGGTGTGGAGGAGATGTGCAGGGATCAGTGGAATTGGGCAAAGAACAACCCGTGGGGTTACTCGGGAAAGCCTTGA